One genomic window of Pelagicoccus enzymogenes includes the following:
- a CDS encoding FecR family protein, translating to MNEKDSDSEDLDRISDVAASWVAKEQKGFSAEEQDAFFQWLAEDRRHGERYAHYKKGWKAFDLLSEWRPEHSSDPNPDLLDSVSPRRWWIPLSAGAVAVAAALALFILVSTYNSPAKGPARGVEELHIVAQDYVHQVLSDGSEIDMREGAAVSIEFGDAARFVRLLEGEVHFTVSKDPDWPFIVGVGDREVRAIGTAFNLKIDSGQLEVLVTEGKISLENVAVEPESLPFVSAPEKGVVEDAPRKGAKGSVLAYMSYGQKSTVSLKSDRDEKPILQNLEAVEIASILDWKHELWKFDGVPLAEIVARFNQRNETKLHLADGSLAHLPIVASIRSNEVESLVRLLDLSLNIEVERKSNGSIWLREK from the coding sequence ATGAATGAGAAAGACTCCGACTCAGAGGATTTAGACCGGATATCGGACGTGGCTGCGTCTTGGGTCGCGAAAGAGCAGAAAGGATTCTCGGCCGAGGAGCAGGATGCGTTTTTCCAGTGGCTGGCGGAGGATCGCAGGCATGGCGAACGCTACGCCCACTACAAGAAGGGTTGGAAAGCTTTTGATCTATTGTCAGAGTGGCGACCTGAGCACAGCTCGGATCCGAATCCGGATCTTCTCGATTCTGTATCCCCGCGTCGGTGGTGGATTCCGCTGTCTGCCGGTGCGGTGGCCGTGGCTGCGGCGTTGGCGTTGTTCATCTTGGTTTCCACTTATAACTCGCCTGCTAAGGGGCCTGCGAGGGGGGTGGAAGAGCTCCACATTGTGGCTCAGGATTACGTTCATCAGGTTTTGAGCGATGGCAGTGAAATTGACATGCGTGAAGGGGCGGCAGTGTCTATCGAGTTCGGTGACGCTGCCCGTTTTGTGCGATTATTGGAGGGGGAAGTGCATTTCACCGTCTCCAAGGATCCTGACTGGCCTTTTATCGTTGGAGTAGGAGATAGGGAGGTGAGGGCAATTGGTACCGCATTCAACTTGAAGATCGATAGCGGGCAACTCGAGGTGCTCGTCACGGAAGGCAAGATTAGCTTGGAGAACGTGGCGGTGGAACCAGAATCGTTGCCATTCGTATCAGCACCTGAAAAGGGTGTGGTTGAGGATGCTCCGAGAAAAGGGGCGAAAGGCAGTGTGTTGGCCTACATGAGCTACGGCCAAAAATCTACCGTATCACTCAAGTCTGACCGCGATGAGAAGCCCATTCTGCAAAACCTCGAAGCAGTCGAGATAGCTTCCATCTTAGACTGGAAGCATGAGCTTTGGAAATTCGATGGGGTTCCGCTCGCGGAGATCGTGGCGCGCTTCAACCAGCGCAACGAAACCAAGCTGCATCTGGCGGATGGTTCGCTTGCGCATTTGCCGATCGTCGCGTCGATCCGCTCCAACGAAGTCGAAAGCCTCGTGCGGTTGCTTGACCTTTCGTTGAACATTGAAGTGGAGCGCAAAAGTAACGGTTCGATATGGCTACGGGAAAAATGA
- a CDS encoding glycoside hydrolase family 78 protein has product MKTHFILLLIGAIVACCASAHAVQDNDSLDPTALRCEYLEEPVGVDSRLPRFSWRVESHRRGASQSAWQVRVARSSEALRRGKAELWDSGRTAGNDTNQIEYQGMALKSGMECFWQVRVWDEKGNVSKWSEPARWAMGLLNEQDWKAQWISCEDDASYHKDRSKLHLPAPRHYRKDFTTKREVKRAVVYASALGVYDLYLNGERVGDAYLQPGWSDYKKRAYYRTHEVTEWVRSKGKNAIGAVVADGWYSGYVGYGLLVGYGPDKVGRYFYGKTPAFLAQLEIEYTDGSRELVVTDESWRVTDGGPTRESDIIMGEAYDARMELGEWALPGYKAKDWERAVLASRNPRIDTVYTDRAGRKPVNLGFEKPPVMQSYMAPPIVATEELPARSVSEPEKGVFVFDLGQNFAGIVRLKVKGERGTRIRLRFGEMLKENGMVMTENLRRARVTDFYTLKGDPEGEVWSPRFTYHGFQYVELTGLDVKPELDAITGIVLHNDTPLTGEFECSDPVLTQFGKNAQWTQRANFLEVPTDCPQRDERLGWMGDAQAYIRTASYNADVASFFTKWIDDVEESQLSFGAYPDYAPYPMAHGGSGKSFGSGWTDAGIICPWTIWKVYGDTRMLEEHWDSMTRFMEWRYASTAVNGLGTSLGNPWGDWLNVGEKTPIEFIDTCYHAMVLDMMEEMSLALGRRLEAETYRERGEKVAKAFEAAYLNEDGTLKVDTQTAYVLGLSVGLILEDLRSEAAMHLAGKIEKNGFRMATGFLGTRSLLPALSEHGQHELATRLFQSREYPSWGYEVVNGATSVWERWDSYTKEFGFNGANGKQNAGMNSFSHYAFGAVMEWAYRTLAGIDTIGPGYRHVLIHPRIPGSESNPDNEVVDWVKARYDSINGPIRSDWKVEDGMLRMNVEIPANTKATIVLPSKDVSQIKEGGALVRLGEHFHSIDSEGDVTRLLVGAGTYVFELPFTR; this is encoded by the coding sequence ATGAAAACTCATTTCATCCTACTTTTGATTGGTGCTATTGTAGCCTGCTGCGCTTCCGCCCACGCGGTGCAAGATAACGATTCACTAGATCCTACCGCCTTGCGCTGCGAGTACCTCGAGGAGCCGGTGGGGGTAGACTCTCGATTGCCGCGATTCTCTTGGAGAGTCGAATCTCACCGTCGCGGAGCGTCTCAGAGCGCTTGGCAGGTTCGGGTTGCTCGCTCGAGCGAAGCATTGCGTCGCGGAAAGGCTGAGCTTTGGGATAGCGGCCGCACCGCGGGAAACGATACCAACCAAATCGAATACCAGGGAATGGCGCTGAAGTCTGGCATGGAGTGTTTTTGGCAGGTTCGGGTTTGGGATGAAAAGGGCAATGTTTCAAAGTGGAGCGAGCCTGCCCGTTGGGCGATGGGGTTGTTGAACGAACAGGATTGGAAAGCTCAGTGGATTTCCTGCGAAGATGATGCCTCCTATCACAAGGACCGATCGAAACTGCACCTGCCAGCTCCCCGCCACTATCGGAAAGACTTTACCACTAAGAGAGAGGTCAAGCGGGCAGTCGTTTATGCTTCGGCTCTTGGTGTATACGATTTGTATCTGAATGGCGAACGCGTGGGTGACGCGTATTTGCAGCCGGGCTGGTCGGACTACAAGAAGCGAGCCTACTACCGCACGCACGAGGTGACCGAATGGGTGCGATCCAAGGGGAAAAATGCCATTGGAGCCGTTGTGGCTGATGGATGGTATTCTGGATACGTGGGCTACGGGCTTCTAGTCGGATACGGTCCCGACAAGGTGGGGCGCTATTTCTATGGGAAAACTCCAGCGTTTCTAGCGCAATTGGAAATCGAATACACAGATGGTTCGCGAGAGCTCGTCGTGACAGACGAGTCTTGGCGAGTCACGGATGGGGGGCCGACACGAGAATCGGACATCATTATGGGCGAAGCCTATGATGCGCGCATGGAGTTGGGAGAGTGGGCGTTGCCGGGCTACAAGGCCAAGGATTGGGAGCGTGCGGTCTTGGCGTCGAGAAATCCGCGCATCGACACGGTGTATACGGATCGAGCAGGACGTAAGCCAGTGAATCTTGGTTTCGAAAAACCCCCGGTGATGCAGTCTTACATGGCACCGCCAATCGTGGCGACTGAGGAGCTCCCTGCTAGATCCGTTTCCGAGCCGGAGAAGGGCGTTTTTGTATTCGATCTCGGACAGAACTTTGCGGGAATCGTGCGCCTGAAGGTGAAGGGGGAGCGCGGAACCAGAATCCGTTTGCGCTTCGGCGAAATGCTCAAGGAGAACGGGATGGTCATGACTGAGAATTTGAGGCGTGCCCGAGTCACGGATTTCTACACGCTAAAGGGAGATCCCGAAGGTGAAGTGTGGTCTCCTCGCTTCACGTATCACGGATTCCAATACGTTGAGCTCACAGGACTGGACGTCAAACCTGAGCTCGATGCGATCACAGGCATTGTCTTGCACAACGATACTCCATTGACCGGCGAATTTGAGTGCAGCGATCCCGTGCTGACCCAGTTCGGGAAAAATGCCCAATGGACCCAGCGGGCTAATTTCTTGGAGGTTCCGACCGATTGTCCGCAGCGCGACGAGCGGCTGGGCTGGATGGGCGACGCTCAGGCCTATATTCGGACCGCGAGCTACAATGCGGATGTGGCGTCCTTTTTTACCAAATGGATCGACGATGTGGAGGAGTCGCAGTTGAGCTTCGGAGCGTATCCAGACTACGCTCCGTACCCGATGGCCCACGGTGGAAGCGGTAAGTCCTTTGGCTCGGGATGGACGGACGCGGGGATCATCTGCCCGTGGACGATATGGAAAGTCTATGGCGATACGCGCATGCTGGAGGAACATTGGGACTCCATGACGCGATTCATGGAGTGGCGCTACGCCTCCACTGCGGTGAACGGTCTCGGAACCAGCCTTGGCAATCCTTGGGGTGATTGGCTCAATGTAGGCGAGAAGACGCCAATCGAGTTCATCGACACCTGCTACCATGCGATGGTGCTGGATATGATGGAGGAGATGTCGCTGGCCCTTGGTCGCCGTTTGGAGGCCGAGACCTATCGTGAGCGCGGCGAGAAGGTGGCGAAGGCGTTTGAAGCTGCTTACCTTAACGAGGATGGAACGTTGAAAGTGGATACGCAAACTGCTTACGTGCTGGGCTTGTCGGTAGGCCTGATTCTGGAGGACCTTCGTTCCGAGGCGGCAATGCACCTTGCGGGGAAAATCGAAAAGAACGGTTTCCGAATGGCGACCGGATTCTTAGGAACCCGCTCCCTGCTGCCTGCATTGAGCGAGCATGGGCAGCATGAGTTGGCGACTCGTCTCTTTCAAAGCCGGGAGTATCCGAGCTGGGGATACGAGGTGGTAAACGGAGCTACTTCCGTTTGGGAGCGCTGGGACAGCTACACCAAGGAATTTGGCTTTAACGGAGCCAATGGGAAACAAAACGCCGGGATGAACAGTTTCAGCCACTATGCCTTCGGCGCGGTGATGGAATGGGCCTATCGGACGTTGGCGGGCATCGATACCATCGGACCTGGCTACCGTCATGTCTTGATCCATCCCCGTATTCCCGGCTCGGAGAGCAACCCCGACAACGAGGTTGTCGACTGGGTCAAGGCTCGCTACGATTCGATCAATGGGCCGATTCGAAGCGATTGGAAGGTGGAAGACGGCATGCTCAGGATGAACGTAGAAATTCCGGCGAATACGAAAGCCACGATCGTCCTTCCTTCGAAGGACGTGTCCCAAATAAAGGAAGGGGGGGCTCTGGTTCGCTTAGGTGAGCACTTTCACTCTATCGATTCCGAAGGCGACGTAACGCGCTTGCTCGTGGGAGCC
- a CDS encoding RNA polymerase sigma factor, whose protein sequence is MTDDSSEQQRWFREQLEPHESKLRAWLRSRFPSELDVDDIIQESYLKVLRAKEGVVMENPKAFWFATARNLALDHVRHPRLARTEHMDREEYLEFEDNSLSVPETVSRNQELEILTRAVQSLPKRCRQVVTLAKIYGLSQREVARKLGISENTVSNQLTIGVRKCVDFAVVYRGGKGCI, encoded by the coding sequence ATGACAGATGACTCTTCGGAGCAGCAACGTTGGTTTAGGGAGCAGCTTGAGCCCCACGAGAGCAAGTTGCGAGCTTGGCTCCGGAGCCGTTTCCCATCCGAGCTCGACGTGGACGACATTATTCAGGAGTCATATCTAAAGGTGCTGCGGGCGAAGGAGGGAGTCGTTATGGAAAACCCGAAAGCCTTTTGGTTCGCGACTGCCAGGAACCTGGCCTTGGACCATGTGCGCCATCCGAGGCTTGCGAGGACAGAACACATGGACCGAGAGGAGTATCTGGAATTTGAGGACAATAGCTTGAGCGTTCCGGAGACAGTGTCGCGCAACCAAGAGCTGGAGATTCTTACTCGGGCGGTGCAATCCTTGCCAAAGCGATGCCGTCAAGTTGTCACTCTGGCTAAGATCTATGGATTGTCGCAGAGGGAGGTGGCTCGTAAGCTCGGTATTTCTGAGAACACTGTCTCGAACCAACTGACGATTGGTGTGCGGAAGTGCGTGGACTTCGCGGTCGTCTACCGCGGAGGGAAAGGTTGTATTTGA
- a CDS encoding TonB-dependent receptor plug domain-containing protein yields the protein MMTLKTKLRKLGKYILPPFVAASSLVAQDNEDSDVFELSPFTVDAGDEAGYRATSTLAGSRLNMRLKDVGSAISVMTKELMNDVGATDAGTLLSYGLNTEVASGDQGNFSNSIRSNGSYSSQETRRNPQSGQRIRGLAEATLTRDYFLTDIPFDGYNTESVTISRGPNSLLFGIGSPGGVINNAIKSASIGSDFGELGIRLGERGSYRTTIDYNKTLLEDRLAVRVSLLEGDTQFQQRPAYEEVSRRFVALNATLAKNEGVAWLGAINLRASVEDGLIMGTPPDNIPMLDGVSSWFGLPDNLDDILEMTGAAPRPYVANYQPKWTVQNHTGAVTSQPGPSTGGFWEQYPVVYNSVNATEPGVGFPDAPEVDGVLARVQWGLSDGDPGYGRSDNYYTWSYYGGATTPGFQSPNIINPNIYDNRRTLIAGNSQWVRQEFDVVNVRLEQAFLENKAGIEIAYNAENYSKNEHVPFYNRPLIADVMETLSNGKPNPNVGRPLIMDLGSDDRNVDHTARRAYQATAFYKLELEGDGIKRFLGNHTFTGFVGSQEIDLTRREFRNVLLDLSDETNIESDLKDKIDSWRRRNPIVVYVGPSMLDPSIQSLDDVKLDGYWKGAIPEPGDILTQQYQTWVPTWKGDEFTDDLFLQADYRVGEFLREGARSRREIDSEVFSVQSDWLAGHVISVLGWRTDEMTDTTRVRREDYNLINPQTNNYHFQDGVMDEGSLILSQNPDDISTQSGDTFTASIVAHVPKEWLKLPYSSQLSLHYNESENFSASGVRRNVLGEIIPSPTGTTEEYGFSVSALEDRLSVKFNWFETSNKYSDGPSTDTPGWIQHSMDRWRDAETQGMSFADAMAMNTQLTGIDVSDQFSGYQDVYDEALSMLPLKIRNRFQGWNENGAGKYGVWTPNPGQSSSQDFVSKGFEVDVAGQLTDNWTMAFNLAKQETVISNVAPVGAAAILSIADNLAASPLGSMIDSPNLAEDMTWTERWTSNRVNSILAALASEGKVSPEQRKWRANLVTNYSFSDGFLKDFQVGGALRWQDRIATGYRIAVEDGRVTPLLDQPFYGDDELNGDVWVKYGKPIFKDRIDWHVQINVRNFYRSNSDFIPMITNPDGRDVVFRNPNPTEMFLTNTFRF from the coding sequence ATGATGACTTTAAAAACCAAACTAAGAAAACTAGGAAAATACATATTACCCCCCTTTGTCGCAGCCTCCTCGTTGGTTGCTCAGGATAATGAAGACTCAGATGTATTTGAACTTTCGCCGTTCACCGTGGATGCAGGTGACGAGGCGGGATACCGAGCGACCTCCACCCTTGCTGGTTCTCGCCTGAACATGAGGTTGAAGGATGTAGGGTCCGCGATCTCGGTCATGACGAAGGAGCTCATGAATGATGTGGGAGCGACGGATGCCGGTACGCTATTATCCTACGGACTGAACACCGAAGTTGCATCGGGAGATCAAGGTAACTTTTCCAATTCCATCAGGTCAAACGGCTCCTACTCCTCCCAGGAGACAAGGCGTAACCCACAGAGCGGTCAAAGAATTCGAGGATTGGCTGAAGCGACGTTGACCCGCGACTATTTCCTCACGGACATACCATTTGACGGATACAACACGGAATCGGTTACGATAAGCAGGGGCCCTAATTCCCTGTTGTTCGGGATCGGCAGTCCAGGAGGTGTTATCAACAATGCCATCAAAAGCGCTTCCATCGGAAGCGATTTTGGAGAATTAGGCATTCGTTTGGGCGAGCGAGGCAGCTATCGTACCACGATCGACTATAACAAGACTCTGTTGGAGGACCGACTCGCAGTGAGAGTTTCGCTTCTGGAAGGAGATACTCAATTCCAGCAAAGACCCGCTTACGAAGAGGTATCTCGCCGATTTGTCGCATTGAATGCGACGCTAGCGAAAAACGAGGGTGTCGCTTGGCTTGGCGCGATCAACCTCCGTGCCAGCGTGGAAGACGGCCTGATCATGGGAACCCCTCCTGACAACATTCCCATGTTGGATGGTGTCTCAAGTTGGTTCGGGCTTCCGGATAACTTGGATGACATCTTGGAGATGACAGGGGCTGCTCCTCGACCTTATGTGGCGAATTATCAGCCGAAATGGACGGTGCAGAATCACACGGGCGCGGTGACGTCCCAACCAGGTCCGAGCACTGGAGGCTTTTGGGAGCAGTATCCAGTTGTCTACAATAGCGTGAATGCGACGGAGCCAGGCGTTGGCTTTCCCGATGCCCCGGAAGTAGACGGCGTGCTCGCTCGTGTGCAGTGGGGGCTTTCCGATGGCGATCCGGGCTATGGTCGTTCCGACAACTACTACACATGGAGCTACTATGGTGGCGCTACGACTCCAGGGTTCCAAAGCCCGAATATCATAAATCCCAATATCTACGACAACCGTCGTACGCTCATCGCGGGAAATAGTCAGTGGGTTAGGCAAGAGTTCGATGTCGTGAACGTCCGCTTGGAGCAGGCTTTTCTCGAAAACAAGGCTGGTATCGAAATTGCCTACAATGCGGAAAACTATTCGAAGAACGAGCACGTGCCATTCTACAACCGTCCTTTGATCGCGGATGTAATGGAGACTCTCAGCAATGGTAAGCCAAATCCGAACGTCGGCCGCCCACTCATCATGGACTTGGGAAGTGATGACCGCAATGTGGATCACACCGCTCGACGGGCCTATCAAGCGACCGCCTTCTATAAGCTCGAACTCGAAGGAGACGGTATCAAGCGCTTCCTCGGGAATCATACCTTTACGGGGTTTGTCGGATCGCAGGAGATCGATCTCACCCGCCGCGAATTTCGCAACGTCTTGTTGGACCTGAGCGACGAAACTAACATCGAGTCGGATCTTAAGGATAAGATTGATAGCTGGCGCCGTAGAAATCCGATTGTGGTATATGTGGGGCCTTCTATGTTGGACCCTAGTATCCAATCGCTCGACGATGTTAAGCTGGATGGCTACTGGAAGGGAGCAATTCCTGAGCCTGGCGATATTTTGACGCAGCAATACCAAACTTGGGTTCCGACCTGGAAGGGCGATGAATTCACTGATGACCTCTTTCTGCAAGCGGACTACCGAGTGGGTGAGTTCTTGAGGGAGGGCGCTCGCTCTCGACGCGAAATCGACTCCGAAGTCTTCAGCGTGCAAAGTGACTGGCTCGCTGGTCATGTCATTAGCGTTCTGGGCTGGAGAACGGATGAGATGACCGACACAACCCGGGTTCGCAGGGAGGACTACAACCTGATCAATCCGCAGACGAACAACTATCATTTCCAAGACGGCGTGATGGATGAGGGGTCATTGATCCTCAGTCAGAATCCTGACGATATTTCGACGCAATCTGGGGATACCTTCACTGCGAGCATTGTGGCTCACGTTCCTAAAGAGTGGCTCAAGCTACCTTACAGTTCGCAGCTGAGTCTCCACTACAACGAGTCGGAAAACTTCTCCGCTTCCGGTGTTCGCCGAAACGTTTTAGGGGAAATTATACCATCTCCTACCGGTACGACTGAAGAGTATGGATTTTCGGTTAGCGCCTTGGAGGATAGGCTGTCTGTAAAGTTCAACTGGTTCGAGACATCTAACAAGTATTCAGATGGACCGAGTACCGACACCCCCGGTTGGATCCAGCATAGTATGGACCGCTGGAGAGATGCTGAAACGCAGGGAATGAGTTTCGCGGATGCGATGGCGATGAATACTCAACTCACGGGAATCGACGTGAGCGACCAGTTCAGCGGATACCAGGACGTCTACGACGAAGCTCTAAGCATGCTTCCTTTGAAAATAAGAAACCGTTTCCAGGGTTGGAACGAGAATGGAGCAGGCAAGTATGGCGTTTGGACGCCCAATCCTGGGCAAAGTTCGTCGCAAGACTTCGTGTCGAAGGGCTTCGAGGTCGATGTTGCTGGGCAGCTGACGGACAACTGGACAATGGCCTTCAACTTGGCGAAGCAAGAAACGGTGATTTCGAATGTGGCCCCGGTTGGGGCGGCAGCGATCTTGTCGATTGCTGACAACTTGGCGGCGTCTCCGCTGGGGTCGATGATCGACTCGCCGAATTTGGCGGAAGACATGACTTGGACCGAACGTTGGACCTCCAATCGCGTGAACTCGATTCTCGCAGCCTTGGCGAGCGAAGGTAAAGTTTCGCCAGAGCAGCGTAAGTGGCGTGCGAACCTTGTGACCAACTACAGCTTCAGCGATGGTTTCCTCAAGGACTTCCAGGTTGGCGGCGCTCTCAGATGGCAGGACCGCATTGCCACGGGGTACAGGATCGCAGTCGAGGATGGTCGCGTTACGCCACTTCTCGATCAGCCATTTTACGGGGACGACGAGTTGAATGGCGATGTATGGGTGAAGTATGGCAAGCCAATCTTCAAAGACCGGATTGACTGGCATGTGCAGATTAACGTTCGCAACTTCTACAGGAGCAATTCGGACTTCATTCCGATGATCACGAACCCGGATGGGCGTGATGTGGTGTTCCGCAACCCGAACCCAACGGAAATGTTCCTGACGAACACCTTTCGCTTTTAG